A window from Culex pipiens pallens isolate TS chromosome 3, TS_CPP_V2, whole genome shotgun sequence encodes these proteins:
- the LOC120416191 gene encoding putative gustatory receptor 28a, with protein MSQIAALQLEATFRAFVNIFRIFGLFPFYYNSVERRFYACNISLAYSVFYSAGYIYFFARIKWLIFVHLSSDQSQYNRFLITAALMTMYAGVVTTNLVAILYRRRFLRLFNGLMQLWYRIRADANFKLDRKLLSNFLFKIFVVDLGCCVAISIYGISSGVAVSVPYDTMYHVFNFLVNATFTNLFVVVSYLGAHYYRLINVRISAAYRKIEEVSTKNVVRKRLVCSRLVRELHQLAQWHGVLNQLIHEFTDLHSASLAVMILKNFVIMVGALFGAYVCTVVEVLLGLAPVFNLFAFHMLMAFFFFMQFYYLVTSAAKLTRRAEKTSAILGDLTSIDESDERLENMIETFSLQLMHRNHKIQNKGMFDIDYSLMYAALATMMNYLIIAVQFQITTA; from the exons ATGAGTCAAATCGCTGCATTGCAACTCGAAGCAACTTTTCGAGCATTTGTTAACATTTTCCGTATTTTTGGACTGTTTCCATTCTATTACAATAGCGTTGAGCGACGATTCTATGCTTGCAACATATCGTTGGCCTACAGCGTCTTCTATTCGGCGGGATACATTTATTTCTTCGCGAGAATAAAATGGCTTATATTCGTTCACCTCAGCTCCGATCAATCGCAGTACAACAGGTTCTTGATTACGGCGGCGTTAATGACGATGTACGCTGGCGTTGTTACGACAAACTTGGTGGCCATTTTGTATCGACGTCGATTTTTGAGATTGTTCAACGGTTTGATGCAGCTCTGGTATCGAATTAGGGCGGATGCAAACTTTAAGCTGGACCGGAAAttgctttcaaattttttgtttaaaatattcgTCGTCGACTTGGGATGTTGTGTGGCGATTTCAATTTACGGTATTTCAAGTGGAGTTGCCGTGAGTGTTCCGTACGATACGATGTACCACGTGTTCAACTTTCTGGTCAATGCCACCTTCACGAACCTGTTCGTGGTCGTCAGCTACCTTGGGGCGCATTACTATCGCCTGATAAACGTGAGAATTTCCGCTGCGTATCGTAAAATTGAGGAAGTATCCACTAAAAACGTCGTACGAAAGCGATTGGTTTGCAGCAGACTCGTCCGTGAGCTTCACCAGCTGGCGCAATGGCACGGCGTGCTTAACCAACTGATTCACGAATTCACGGATCTTCACAGTGCCTCGCTGGCAGTTATGATACTGAAAAACTTTGTCATCATGGTTGGGGCCCTGTTTGGGGCCTACGTTTGCACCGTGGTTGAAGTTCTGTTGGGGTTGGCGCCTGTTTTCAACCTGTTTGCGTTCCACATGCTGATGGCGTTTTTCTTCTTCATGCAGTTTTACTACCTGGTGACAAGTGCTGCCAAACTGACGAGAAGG GCAGAGAAGACATCAGCCATTTTAGGGGATCTTACAAGCATAGATGAGTCAGATGAGCGATTAGAAAACATG atCGAGACGTTTTCCCTGCAGTTGATGCATcgaaatcataaaattcaaaacaaggGAATGTTTGATATCGATTACTCGTTGATGTATGCG GCACTGGCAACCATGATGAACTATTTGATCATAGCGGTACAATTCCAAATAACCACTGCGTAG